CTGCTTCTACATCTGTAATTGCAATTTCAAAGAGATCCAGTTCAAATCTAACAGTCATTATTCTAATGTTTTGCTCTCCACTAGCCTCGATTCTTAATGTATGACTTCCATGTACATCAATTTCTTCACCAGTATACTCTTCTCCATTTAAAGTCATTTCATAACTTATATTAGTAAGTTCTTCACCATCTTCATCTACAATACTTACTACTGGCTGTACAGGATCATTGTAAGTTTCACCATCGGCTACATTTTCTATTTCAATATAAAATGGGTCATCTAAGACAATAAGTTCATTATCTCTTACTACATTATTTCTAGACTCTAATTCTGCACCCTGAGCCAATAAGACTACGTCCTCAATTAACTCATAACTCCAATCACGTTCATTTGCTTGAATATTAGCTTTAAAATTTTCGTAATATGTTGCACTTATAGTTATTTTGTTACCTTCAACTGTATTATCTCTAAGCATATTATCATGATCCTCATGCAAATGAATTAGTCCAGGAGGGTTGCTTTCATATTCTGGATTTTCTTGAATAATAATATTGTTTGCAAATATATTACCGCTAGTAGGTATTGTATCCTCATGACTATTATTCATAAATAAAGCAACTATAGAAGAATCAATAACAGTATTAGCTCTTACTTCATTATCCTGAGAACCACTCATTACCCATATTCCACGAGGGAAGTTCTTAACTACATTGTCTTCAATTAGATTTCTATGGCTATCGTTTGGTAAGCGAATACCACCATAAGAATCCCCACCTGGGTTTATATTTATCAATTCATTTCCCCTAAAGATATTGTCTTCAGCTCTAGAGAAATTGATTCCAGGACCAGTTGGAGCATCAGCTGTTCTAATAAACTGATTGTCTTCAATCAAGTTGTTTCTGAATCTTAAATTAGGCCTGTTTTCCCAACCTGTTGAAAGGGCACGACCATCCATGTTATCAAAAATAGAATCTCTGATAACAGAATCTTTCATAAGACGAATGATATTACCTCCACCATTAGTCATGCGTACTCTTTCTATAGTTAAATCTTTAAAATACTCTTCAATCCAGATACCACCAATCCAGGTATCTAAATTATACATATCAATATCAAATGTTAAATCTTTAATTTCAATACCTAAAATCCTATCGTCAGAATAATGTCTAGAATTAGCGATGAAGGAATTCCTAGTAAACCCTGAAGCCGCTATATTTTTAATAACAGACTCATCCATCCCTTCGCCAACAATACTTACACCTTCATAAAGGTCTATACCATGTCCGATATTAAAAGTTCCTTCAGGAATTAAAACAGTCCCTTCTATTTTTTATTTATTTGATTTTATTAAAAAAATTTTATGCATAAAGTACTTACTATGGGGAATTATATTAAAAAAATTTGAAAAGAGGATGTAAAAAAATGAAATCCAAATTAAAAGCATGGTTTATAGCAATTCGCCCTTTCGGTTTTGCAACAACAACAGTTTCAACAAGTATCGGAGCTGCTTTAGCATTTTATTATGGAAATTTTAATTTGACTCTACATATTATAAGCATGATTCCTTTAATATTAATACATAC
The Halanaerobiaceae bacterium ANBcell28 genome window above contains:
- a CDS encoding right-handed parallel beta-helix repeat-containing protein; amino-acid sequence: MEGTVLIPEGTFNIGHGIDLYEGVSIVGEGMDESVIKNIAASGFTRNSFIANSRHYSDDRILGIEIKDLTFDIDMYNLDTWIGGIWIEEYFKDLTIERVRMTNGGGNIIRLMKDSVIRDSIFDNMDGRALSTGWENRPNLRFRNNLIEDNQFIRTADAPTGPGINFSRAEDNIFRGNELININPGGDSYGGIRLPNDSHRNLIEDNVVKNFPRGIWVMSGSQDNEVRANTVIDSSIVALFMNNSHEDTIPTSGNIFANNIIIQENPEYESNPPGLIHLHEDHDNMLRDNTVEGNKITISATYYENFKANIQANERDWSYELIEDVVLLAQGAELESRNNVVRDNELIVLDDPFYIEIENVADGETYNDPVQPVVSIVDEDGEELTNISYEMTLNGEEYTGEEIDVHGSHTLRIEASGEQNIRIMTVRFELDLFEIAITDVEADKVYVDKEVTPLVTVNNKGSEDVDYEKELLLIQGENDAIIYDGSPISDYDNYQLIVNLKQNGDVVLSRSLEFEIVREANLELHINNITEGETYYTSIVPEIIVLNDGDDVTDDADIYISLNNEQFLPGTEIEEMGYYLLEVEAFYNGGYGITTVGFEVLEDGVVVFDWFEIEHDRYWNDGGWTWDRETSNIIHNENLDYVKTGLSSMEIVRDGWVSDARIRNWHRNWPEDWADYSEFSFWVYIEDVSELYHGFVIQFHGGSSPYELVPVDSFEDGWNEIVIDLNDLGVADVGWVEIILRDETPQNWYMDKALLRK